A window from Pleuronectes platessa chromosome 6, fPlePla1.1, whole genome shotgun sequence encodes these proteins:
- the LOC128442789 gene encoding insulin-like growth factor — translation MHSTYCSSARPSSLTVLCVQLMCLAGWPLSSEAARLRCGSDLLSDLIFVCGDRGIYLGKGTWSGYGPRPRGKGIVDQCCRTGGCDLQHLEKYCAKPKSLEHTTAWPVTTPAAHTTTQLDMAQQFEAVFHKKLLEHLYAPNSPKREAYRKKKQPSIQRNAKVPSSKRRIKPAHPTGLPHPLRER, via the exons ATGCACTCCACATACTGCTCCTCTGCCAGACCATCATCACTCACA gtgttgtgtgtgcagctcATGTGTCTGGCAGGCTGGCCCCTCTCCTCAGAGGCAGCCAGACTCCGCTGTGGTTCGGATCTCCTTAGTGACCTCATATTTGTGTGCGGTGATCGTGGGATATATTTAG GTAAAGGAACGTGGTCTGGTTACGGTCCTCGGCCCAGAGGGAAGGGGATAGTAGATCAGTGCTGCCGAACAGGTGGCTGTGACCTTCAGCATCTGGAGAAGTACTGTGCCAAACCAAAGAGCCTGGAACATACCACCGCTTGGCCAGTCACAACCCCAGCAGCACACACCACGACACAGCTAGATATG GCACAGCAGTTCGAAGCAGTATTTCACAAGAAACTTTTGGAGCACCTCTATGCTCCCAACAGTCCAAAGAGGGAAGCttatagaaagaaaaaacagcctTCAATCCAAAGGAACGCCAAAGTGCCCTCATCAAAAAGGAGGATTAAACCAGCACATCCAACAGGCCTACCTCACCCTCTGAGAGAGCGATGA